TGATAAATTTGGAACCTGCTATTTAGGGGAATATCCTTATGATTACATTGTTGTAAATTCTGCAATTGGAGTTAAAAATGAGGATATAATGCAGGTTGTTGAGAAATTGGAGAAGGTGCTCTAAAAAGCTTTTAAAACCATCAAAATCCTCTATAACTCCACTAACTTAAAAATCAAATCTGATTTTTTACAGTGTTTTTTTAAAAGTTCCCTAACTTCATGAGATTTTCCAAGAACTGGCCAAAGAATAGAATCTATGTGGAGAGGAGGCAAATTAATTTCTCTCCCAATTTTTTTCCAAAATTTTATTGGCTCTTCGTTGGTGAATTTTCTTGTATATTTTTCTATTCTACTATCTTTTGGGATTTCTATTTCCATAGGATACGGGATGAATTTATTAAATGATATTCTTGAGGCGTATCCAAACATTTTAACTGTAAATACTATCGTTTTAGATTCTTTTTTTGTTTTTAACTGGTTTGCTAAGTGATTTCTAAATACATTCATATTTTTGTAATATTTTTTAATATCTCCAATACCCAAATTTTTCAAAAAAGGTTCTATTTTATCTATCCTCTTCATTTTTGCATTTAAAAGTCGCCTATTACCTTTACAATTTACCAAAAAATCCTTATATTCTTTAAAAATATCGTCTTTAATCTCTATTTCTGACCAATAATTTGAAAACTCCTTCCACCAAAGTTCTCCCGTTGATGAAAGTTGATAACTAACTAATGCATTGAGAATAACCAATTTAATAAATAATTCATCATCTTTAAGGTTCTTTTGAAGGTTTTTTAAATATAGATACTGCAAATCAACATTTTCCTCCAATTCTTTTGCAGTGTCTATTCCAAGTTCTTTTAAGATTGATTTTAATTCCTCTATTTTTTCTTTACATTTATCTATTTTTCCTTTATTCATAATCCTTTCCACCATTTCACTACCAATTAGCACTTTCTTAGCTAAAATAAAAAATTAATGTTGTAAATAGTGCTGCATTTTGTAGAACGACTATATCACCACCATATATAAATATTACGGTGTGTTAAATATTGCAAGTAGATAACCCTCCCTCGCTGAAAATTTTTATTTTTTAGTTTATTCAATTTTTAGGAGTTATTTTTTAATTTTAAGGATTTTTATCAAATTTCGGAGGGTGCTTTATTTTGAAAGATTTGTATATTTAAATTTAAGGATTTATTGAGATTTTTGGATTTTAAGGAATAATAGGAATTATTTCAAATTTTCCCCGATTGATAGGGTTTATTTAACGATTTAAATAGATTTTAAAAAATTATTTCGAATTTAAACGATTTTTAGGGAAGTGCAGAGGTATATAAATGAACACTGTTAATACCCCTTCGAAAATTAACGTCCCAAAAAGAAGCAAATAGAGGTTGTCGAAAAATTATTTCATCAATGAATTTAAATATTACTCTCTAATACTAATAACTCTCATTAGTGTTAAAATATTATGAACGATTGCTACTGCTAAAGTAGCTCTACATCTACTTTCAGGTAGTTTTTCATTTAGAGTTAATCTAAATTTAGTTTTTAGCCCTCCAAATATCGCTTCTATTACCCCTCTAATTTTATACAGTTTCTTATCAAACAATTTTTTAACTTTCTTTCTGATTTTAGAAATACCGTAATCCCATTTAAACTCTTTTGTTTTAACTATTGGAATGAGGTCTATAGATAACAACTCTCTAAGTAAATCTTCATCATCGTAACCACCATCCAACAATATTATCGCACCTTTCACAAAATCTAAAGATTTTATCATTTTTAGTAAGTTTTTACTGTCTGAACTATATCCATTATCCCATTTTACCATAACAATCGAAATTAATCCATAATCTTTATAATAGCAAGCTAATACGTGCATTTTGTCAAAAACCCGATACTTTACCTTTTTTATTTCATTATTCACAACTCTGATTCTTTCACAATACACTCTTAATAAATGGACTCCAGTGGAATCAGCTATGTAAATTATAACCGATGATTTTAACGAATTAGCAATAATTAAGTGTAATCCAACGATTATTTTAGTTAAATCGCTTATTTTAATCCTCTGAAAAGCTTTTCCGTATGTGGAGCTATCTATATGCTTTTTATGTAAATAATCGGAAAGAGTTTCTAAATCTCTTAAACTAATTCTAAAAATGTGTTTTATTATTAGAGTAGCTATATATTCATTGTAACTTATAGCTAAAGGCCTTCCTACTTTGCGTTTTTCTTTATATGGAAGTAAAATATTTATAATAAATGAAACAAAATCATAAGTGTACTTAATATTGAATATCTTAAACCTCTTATCGTAGGCTTTCCAGTATCCTTTTCTTTTGGTTTTTCTGCCGCTCATAATTATTATTACTATTATTTATAGTATTCGTATTTTTCGACAACCTCAAGCAAATAGAAAACTTTATATAGGAAAAAGAGCAAAATATTGTCCTGTTAAAATCAGACCCTTAGGGGGATGGAAATCCAGCAAAGTGGCATTGGCATAAGTTAATAGTATTAAGTTAAAATCGTTAAAATCAGACCCTTAGGGGGATGGAAATTTAATATGAAAGCATACAACAACACTATCCTTGTTGCGTTAAAATCAGACCCTTAGGGGGATGGAAATTTGTTTCCATAGGTCCATACCAATGATGGTCTAAAAATGTTTAGGTTAAAATCAGACCCTTAGGGGGATGGAAATAAATCACACACACAACACAGTAATACTTCTGTGTGTGTTAAAATCAGACCCTTAGGGGGATGGAAATTTCGTTGAAAAAATACTTGAAAAAATTAAAGAACATGCTCCGTTAAAATCAGACCCTTAGGGGGATGGAAATACTGCCACACCATTATTAAACAAATTACTTGAACATTGTTAAAATCAGACCCTTAGGGGGATGGAAATCATATATTAAGAGCCACGCATGCAACTAATTTAATCAAGTTAAAATCAGACCCATAGGGGGATGGAAATTAAGTTATTTAATTGGTTTATTTGAACCTGTAAAAGTTAATGTTAAAATCAGACCCATAGGGGGATGGAAATTCATAAATAATTTTTGGTGAAGTAACTATAAAATCTAGTTAAAATCAGACCCATAGGGGGATGGAAATTCTAAATCCTTTTTTGTTATAAAATATTTAAACATAGTTAAAATCAGACCCATAGGGGGATGGAAATTGCTGTGCCTTATTAACTGCCAATGCAGTGGTAATCAATGTCTTTCGTTAAAATCAGACCCATAGGGGGATGGAAATAATTAAAACCCCTCCCATCCCAGAAGACAGACAATTGAGTTAAAATCAGACCCATAGGGGGATGGAAATTTTCGTTTAGAAATTCAGTTTTTAGAAAATAAAGTAAAATTAAAATCAGACCCTTAGGGGGATGGAAAGCGGCTCTTTTAATGCTTTCCATAGGTATTTAGTTAAGTAGGTTAAAATCAGACCCTTAGGGGGATGGAAATAGAAAAAAGAAGTTTTTTATCAAAATTAAGTGATTTGTTAAAATCAACCCTTAGGGATGGAAATTTTATTTTTATCTAAAAAAGGCTCTAAAGGAAGTGGAAATAAAAGTATATGTATGATAAAAACAAAAAAACGCTCATGTTCACTCAGGATTGTCCATATAAAGGCTTTACCTTGCATATAAAAAATTATCAATGGTAAAACTTGTTATCTATAGGTAATGATGTTTGCGGATGAGCGAAAATAAAAATGTGATTATTTCCAATGCTCCAATGCCACTTTTAATTCTTTAACCTCTTCTGCCTTCTCTTCTAATGATTTTCCTTCCATAACTGCATCTATCGCTGCCCTCATAGCTATTGCTCCTTTAACAGTTCCTTCTGGATGCCCGTGAATTCCACCACCTGCCTGGATAATAACATCTTTTCCAAGAATTTCAATGATTTCTGGAACTAACTTAGGATAAACTCCCCCAGAAGCTACTGGGAAAACATTATTCATTCCAAACCAATCTTGGTCGAAGAATTTATTTTTATCATCTTTCTCAACTTTATCCAATACAATCTCATCCCTTATAGCACAAACCTCAGCCCTTTCTCCTTCCATTTTACCAACAACGGTTCCAATGTGGAGTTGATCAACTCCTAAAAGCCTGTATATCTTAGCGAGAGTTAGCATAGTTATTCCCCAATCCTTTGAACGGGTTATCGCAGCGTGCATTGCTCTGTGGGCATGAATTACGAATTTGAAATCCTCTTCTCTAAACTGTTGCACTGCAGAGAATCCGAGAACTACAACATCAAGCATAACATACTCGCTTCCTGCATCCTCTGCAAGTTCAGCTCTCTTAATCATTTCTCTGTATGGAGCAGTGATATTTGGCATGTAGATTTTTTTCTCTCCAGTTTCTTCCTCTGCCTTATCTCTCAACTCTAAAACCTTAAAGATTCTATCCTCAAATTTGTTGAAACTTTGGGACACAAGGTTCTCATCATCCTTAACTATGTCACATCCCCCAATCCATGCGTTGTATGCAACTTCTGCAAATTCATCTGTTTTTAACCCAACTTTTGGTTTTACTATGGTTCCGAGTAATGGCCTTTCCTCAACTTTTAGCAATTTTCTTATACCATCAATTCCATATCTTGGCCCTCTGTATGCCTTAACGAACTTTTCTGGGAATCTGTAATCTAAAATTCTCAATCCATCAACAATTTTCATTCCAAATATGTTCCCAGCAATCCCTGCCAATGTTCCCGGCATGTTTTCAATTTCAAAGGCATCCAGCGGATAGGCAATTTTTATTATTCCTACTTTACTCTCCCCCTCTTCCCCAATCTCTTCAATTTCATAAACCTTTGGTCTTAATTTTTCATATACATCACTTTTCATTGTTTGAACTTTTGTCCATGTTCCTATAGAACTTTCTGCCGCAATTTCATTTGCAACTTTCATTAAATTTTTTGCCTTTACCCTTATGCAAGATAGCAAATCATTCTCACTTGGCGTATAGTTCAAATCAACATAGTCCATTAAAACACCCCCTTAATATACAAAAATATCTTTATAACTACAGATATTTAATACTTCTGTATTGTATCAAAATGATTGGTGATAAAATGAGGTTTGATTTCCATACACATACGGTATTTAGTGATGGGGAATTAATTCCTTCTGAATTAGTTAGGAGGGCTATAGTTTTAGAGCATAAAGCAATAGCAATAACTGATCACGCAGATGCAAGTAATTATAAGGAGTTAATTGAAAAAACAATCCTTGCAAAAGAAGAACTAAAAAAATACTGGGATATTGAAGTTATAGTGGGAGTTGAACTGACCCACATTCCACCAAAATCAATACCAAAGATGGCAAAAAAAGCAAAAGATTTAGGGGCGGAGATTGTTGTTGTTCATGGGGAAACTGTTGTCGAGCCAGTTGAAGAAGGAACAAACTACTACGCCTCAATATCTGAAGATGTTGATATTCTTGCTCATCCTGGATTTATTGATGATGAGACGGCACAAAATGTTAAGGAAAATGGTATATTCTTGGAGATTACCTCAAGGAGAGGGCATTCATTAACAAATGGCTATGTTTTGAGTGTGGCGAGGAAGTTTGACATCCCAACATTAATAAATACCGACACCCATGCCCCAGAAGATTTAATTGACGTTGAATTTGCAAAAAAAGTTGGTTTAGGTTGTGGGATGAGTAAAAAGGAGTTGGAAAATACCTTATTGCATTATCCAAAGGAGTTGTTGAAGAGGATAAAATAGCGATTTAACATAAAATTCATTATCTACTTACATTTTGGTGGGATAACGTTAACTATTTGGTATATGATTATTTGCTTAGCTCTTCAAGATGTTCCTAATTATAAGGCTGATATTTTACTAAATAACAATGAAGAAATAAAAGATGTTTATATCATAGAAGATAATCCAGAAGGTTATATTTTAGTTTTAGATGAAAATGACAGAATTACGAAAATTATGAAAAGCAGTATAATTAAAATAGAATACAAAAAACATGATTTAGTGAAAAACGAAAATTCTGATGTTGTTTAATTGTTAAGAGGGATTATCCACCTTATTTTTTTAATACTATTTGCTATTTTTACAACCTTATTTAAATTCAATATTTATATGCTGCTTCATGCAAATATACAAATATAACGCTAAATATAGAGACTGTTAAGATAAACATTTCAAGAAATATTTAAGTATTTTTTAATCCTTACTTTTAATCATGGGGTTGGCATATAGTAAGGAATTGGAGGGGTTGAATAGGAATATTTGAAGTTATTTATGAGGTTAGGGGGATATATTGACGAAATTAGAAAATCTATGTAATTAATGGAGGGTTTATAATGAAATTTTTCAATAGAGAGAAGGAGATTAAAGAAGTTTTATCAATAATTGAGAGTGAGCCGAACTTTATTTATTTTATCTATGGCCCTATAAACTCAGGGAAAACGGCTTTAATTAATGAAGTTATTAACAATCTTGATAAGGACAAATATGTTGTATTTTACATAAATCTGAGGAGATATTTTATTTCTAAGTATGATGATTTTATTGAGGTTTTATTTGAAGAGTATGAGGAAGATAAGAATCCTATTGAATTGGTTAAAAGTTTAATAAAAGATTCAAGCGTTATATATGGAATTCCTATCCCAAAAAATACATTAAATACTCTATTGGACAAAAAGAGACCTAAGAATATTTTTAAGTATATAACTGATATCTTGCTGAAGATTGAAAAAGAAGGAAAGAGACCTATAATTATAATGGACGAACTCCAAAAAATAGGGGATTTAGAAATAAACGGCTTTTTAATTTATGAGCTTTTTAATTATTTTATAAGTTTAACTAAAGAAATGCATTTAAGCCATGTCTTTTGCTTATCCTCTGATAGTTTATTTATTGAGAAGGTTTACAATGGGGCTATGCTAAAAGGTAGAACCGATTATATCTTAGTGGATGATTTTGATAAAGAAACGGCTTTAAAGTTTATGGGTTTCTTAGCTGGGGATGTTTTAAATAGGGCTCTTTCAGAGGAAGAGAAGGAGAAAATTTATTCTTACGTTGGGGGAAAGCCAGTTCTAATAATAAAAGTAATGAATAGAATGAAAACTGATGATTTAGATGAAATCTTAAATTATCTATTGAACATGGAAATCTCTGAGCTTATGGATTTGTTGGCTAAGGTTAAGAATAATAAGTTTGAAGGAATTGAGTATAACAAAGTAGTTAACGCTTTAAAGCTCTTTAAAAATAGCTATGAAATAGATGCTTACAGTATAAAGGAAGATATAAAAGAATTCTTAATTAAAAGAAACATCTTATTTTTAGAGCCTGTTAAAAGGATTTTAAGACCTCAAAGCTTTTTAACCTGGAGGGCTATAAAAATTTTGCTAAAATAATTGAGAAAAGGGAAAAGGGGATATAAACATTAAACACGACATAAAAATTAAAACAAGACCATATAAAAGGAAAATAGCATCTATTTCATATACAACAAAAACCATATATATAAACAAAAACCTGATAAATGACTTTAATGAAGATGAAATAAAATATATCATAGCCCATGAACTTTTACATCTAAAATTTGGAAAATTTCACACTTTAAAATTTAATAATGCCCTCTATGAGCCATTTCCAAATAAAGAAGAAATTGATAAAAGAATACTTAATAAAATAAAAGACATTAGAATTTAATATATTTCCAATTATCTTTTTATATGCTAAAATCTTAGCCACTTTTTTGGAATAGCTTATTACATCATTCTCTACTTTTGATTTTGAGTATTATAAAAATTTCTTGCCCCAACTTTCTATGTGCTCTAATCTTTCTTTATAATCTCAATAATGACTATAATGGTGAAAGAATGAGAATCTCTGATGTTGTTGTTGAATTGTTCAGAGAAGCAGTTATTTATCTTCCAGATGATGTTAAAAAAGCAATTGAAGACGCTTATGGGATAGAAGAGGGAGCATCAAAAAACATCTTAGAGGCAATCATAGAAAACAACAAAATTGCAGAGGAAAAGCAAATTCCGCTATGCCAAGATACCGGTGTTCCAATTGTCTTTTTAAAAATTGGAAAAAATATAAATTCATCAGAGATTATAAAGATAATTGAAGAAATTAAGAAAGGTGTAAAAAAAGCAACGGAAGAGATTCCTTTAAGGCCTAATGTGGTTCATCCTTTAACAAGAGAGAATTTTAAAACAAATGTTGGTTTAAATGCTCCATTTATAAATATTGAGTTTGATGAAAACCTAAACCGAGAAATAGAGATAACTGTTTTCCCAAAAGGTGCTGGTAGCGAAAATATGAGTGCTTTAAAGATGCTAACTCCAGCAGAAGGAATTGAAGGTATAAAGAAATTTGTCCTTGAAACTGTTGCAAATGCGGGAGGAAAGCCATGCCCGCCAATAGTTGTTGGTGTTGGTATTGGAGGAACTGCAGATGTAGCGTTAAAATTAGCAAAAAAGGCACTTTTAAGAAAAATTGGAGAAAGACATAAAGATGAAAATATAGCAAAATTAGAAAAAGAACTTTTAGAGGGAATAAATAATTTAGGCATTGGTGCTATGGGATTAGGAGGGAAGATTACTGCCTTAGATGTTTTTATTGAAATTTCTGGATGCCATACAGCATCTCTACCTGTTGGAATATGCATCCAATGCTGGGCACAGAGGAAAGCAACTAAAAGAATAAAAATATAACGCTCATCCAATTTATGGGGTCTGTCCAATATCAGTGACAAAACTTTCTATAATTAAATATTACCTCACTAATGGAAAGGTAGTCATTTTTACCTTATAATATTCATTTCAATACCATTTGTCGCTGATTATAATAATCAATAGTGTTGAAACTAAAGCGGAATATCAATTAAGCATTAATCATCAATTCAAATCTAAAAAGTGAGAAAATGGAAGAAAAAGGTATAAGTGAGAGAGAGGTATTAGAGGCATTAAAAAAATACAGAGAGATGGATTTAAAGTATGAAAATGGGAGGATATTAGGTTCAATGTGCACAAAGCCCCACCCCATATCAAAAAAGATAGTTGAGATGTTCCTTGAGACAAACCTTGGAGACCCGGGACTGTTTAAAGGCACAAAGAAATTGGAGGAAGAAGTTATAGGAATGATTGGAGAACTATTGCACAACAAAAATGCCTTTGGATATATAATAACTGGTGGAACTGAGGCAAATCTAACGGCAATGAGGGCTATTAAAAACATGAAGAACAAAAATGCAAAAATAATAATCCCAGAAACTGCCCATTTCTCATTTGATAAGGCAAGAGATATGATGGATTTAGAGTTTATAAAAGCCCCAATAACAAAGGATTACACAATTGATGTTGATTTTGTTAGAGATTATGTGGAAGATTACAAAGTTGATGGTATTGTTGGCATTGCAGGAAGCACAGAACTTGGAACAATAGACAATATCGAGGAACTCTCAAAAATAGCTGTGGAAAATGATATTTATTTGCATGTTGATGCTGCGTTTGGTGGTTTTGTGATTCCATTTTTAGATGAGAGATATAAGAAAAAAAATATCAACTACAAATTTGATTTCTCATTGGAGGGAGTTTGCTCTATAACAATAGATCCGCATAAAATGGGTCTCTCCCCAATACCTGCAGGAGGAATATTGTTTAGGGATAAATCATTTAAGAAATACTTAAACATAGAGGCCCCATATTTAACTGAAACCCAGCAGGCAACAATCGTTGGAACAAGGGCGGGATTTAGTGTTGCGTGCACTTGGGGCATTATGAAACTCCTTGGAAAAGAAGGGTATAAAAAGATTGTCTCAGAGTGCATGGAAAACACAATCTACCTCACAAAAAAGGCAAAAGAATATGGGATAGAAAGCGTAATAGAACCAGTTATGAACATAGTGGCATTAAAAGATGAGAATCCAAAAGAAACATGCTCAAAATTAAAAAAACATGGATGGTATGTTTCAATTTGCAAGTGCGTAAATGCATTGAGGATTGTAGTTATGCCTCATGTTAAAAAAGAACATATAGACGAGTTCATTGAGGTCTTGGTATCATTAAAGTCATAAAATAGTCGCATTCCCATTTAAAATGTACAAAATTAAAATTTAAAAAATTATCAAAATCTACAATGAAATTTGAGTAATAAAATTTCTAAATAATCATTCATAACGCAAACGACTATAAATCAAAACATAAAATTTAAAAATACCTATCTCAATAACTTAAATGAATTTGGTGAATATATCAAAAAAGGTGATTTGATGAAGGTTTATTTAAATGGAAAATTCGTTGACAAGGAAGATGCAAAAATTTCAGTTTATGACCACGGTTTGCTCTATGGTGATGGGGTCTTTGAAGGTATAAGGGCTTATGATGGAGTAGTTTTTAAGTTAAAGGAGCATATAGACAGATTGTATGATTCAGCAAAATCCATATGCTTAAAAATCCCAATGTCAAAGGAAGAGATGGAAAAGGTCGTTATTGAAACACTAAGGGTCAATAATCTAAGAGATGCATACATAAGGTTGGTTGTAACAAGAGGAGTTGGAGATTTAGGTTTAGATCCAAGAAAATGCAAAAACCCAACTATATTCTGCATTGCTGAGCCAATGAAACCATTGCTTGGAGAAGATGGAATAAGAGTAATAACTGCATCAGTTAGGAGATTGCCTGTTGATGTTTTAAATCCTGCTGTTAAGTCCCTCAACTATCTAAACAGTATCTTAGCAAAAATCCAAGCAAACTATGCTGGTGTAGATGAGGCATTTTTGCTCGATGCAGAGGGTTATGTTGCTGAGGGAACTGGAGATAACATTTTCGTTGTTAAAAATGGAGTTATAAAAACCCCACCAGTTTCTTCAAGTGTTTTGAGGGGAATAACAAGAGATACAGTTATTGATTTAGCAAAAGAGTTAGGATATGAGGTTATTGAGGAGAGATTAACCTTACATGAACTTTATGTTGCTGATGAGGTTTTCATCACTGGAACTGCTGCTGAGATAGTCCCAGTTATTGAAATTGATGGAAGAAAAATAAACGATGGAAAAATTGGAGAAATTACAAAGAAGTTAAGAGAAAAGTTCAAAGAAGTAAGAACAAAACTTGGAACAAAGATTTACGAGTAAGTTTTTAAATTTTTAATGTTTGATATTATTTTTTTATTTATTTTTTCTTAACTAAATATAAATAAATTTAAATTAATAAATTAATTCTAAAATAAAAAATAGAACATTCAATAGGTTTAATATAGTTGTTTGCCAATTTTTTGCACGGATTTAGATGCAACCAAATTTTTAAAAGGACGATAAATCAATTGTAAAATTCCAAATAAAGGTTAATTACTTCATATAATGTAATGAAGTTTTCGTTCATTTGTAAGGCAAACAACTATAATCACACAAATCAGATAACGGACATTTTTCACATGCTGGATTTCTTTTTTTGCAGTAGTGTTTGCCAAGTTCCACGATCAACGCATGATATTCTTTATAAATTTTCAAATCTTTTGGTAAATTTTCCTCAAAAATATGCCTAATTTCATCATACTCTTCCCCACCTTCAATAACCCCCAACCTACTAAAAATCCTCTTCGTATATGCATCGACTACAAATATTGGCCTATCTAATGCATAGAGTAAAATACTATCTGCGGTTTCTTTTCCAATACCTTTTACATTTAACAACTCTTTCCTTAAATCTTCTAATTTTATAGGCAATTTTGCTAAATTTTCAGTGCTTCCATAATTTTTGACTATGTGGTGTGTTATGTTCTTCAACCTCTCTGCTTTTATGTTGTAGAATCCTGCTGGTTTTATTAGTTTTTTTAGTTTTTCTGTATCTATTTCTAAAATTTTCCTTTCATCAATTAAATTCTCTTTTTTTAAATTTTCTATAGCCTTCTCAACATTCTTCCATGATGTATTCTGAGTTAAAACTGCTCCAATAACGACCTCATACCTCGTTTCCGCAGGCCACCAGTTTTGATAGCCGAAATGGGACAATAACAGATGATAAATTTTTA
The sequence above is a segment of the Methanotorris igneus Kol 5 genome. Coding sequences within it:
- a CDS encoding N-glycosylase/DNA lyase, which produces MNKGKIDKCKEKIEELKSILKELGIDTAKELEENVDLQYLYLKNLQKNLKDDELFIKLVILNALVSYQLSSTGELWWKEFSNYWSEIEIKDDIFKEYKDFLVNCKGNRRLLNAKMKRIDKIEPFLKNLGIGDIKKYYKNMNVFRNHLANQLKTKKESKTIVFTVKMFGYASRISFNKFIPYPMEIEIPKDSRIEKYTRKFTNEEPIKFWKKIGREINLPPLHIDSILWPVLGKSHEVRELLKKHCKKSDLIFKLVEL
- a CDS encoding transposase, whose protein sequence is MSGRKTKRKGYWKAYDKRFKIFNIKYTYDFVSFIINILLPYKEKRKVGRPLAISYNEYIATLIIKHIFRISLRDLETLSDYLHKKHIDSSTYGKAFQRIKISDLTKIIVGLHLIIANSLKSSVIIYIADSTGVHLLRVYCERIRVVNNEIKKVKYRVFDKMHVLACYYKDYGLISIVMVKWDNGYSSDSKNLLKMIKSLDFVKGAIILLDGGYDDEDLLRELLSIDLIPIVKTKEFKWDYGISKIRKKVKKLFDKKLYKIRGVIEAIFGGLKTKFRLTLNEKLPESRCRATLAVAIVHNILTLMRVISIRE
- the rbcL gene encoding type III ribulose-bisphosphate carboxylase; amino-acid sequence: MDYVDLNYTPSENDLLSCIRVKAKNLMKVANEIAAESSIGTWTKVQTMKSDVYEKLRPKVYEIEEIGEEGESKVGIIKIAYPLDAFEIENMPGTLAGIAGNIFGMKIVDGLRILDYRFPEKFVKAYRGPRYGIDGIRKLLKVEERPLLGTIVKPKVGLKTDEFAEVAYNAWIGGCDIVKDDENLVSQSFNKFEDRIFKVLELRDKAEEETGEKKIYMPNITAPYREMIKRAELAEDAGSEYVMLDVVVLGFSAVQQFREEDFKFVIHAHRAMHAAITRSKDWGITMLTLAKIYRLLGVDQLHIGTVVGKMEGERAEVCAIRDEIVLDKVEKDDKNKFFDQDWFGMNNVFPVASGGVYPKLVPEIIEILGKDVIIQAGGGIHGHPEGTVKGAIAMRAAIDAVMEGKSLEEKAEEVKELKVALEHWK
- a CDS encoding histidinol phosphate phosphatase domain-containing protein encodes the protein MRFDFHTHTVFSDGELIPSELVRRAIVLEHKAIAITDHADASNYKELIEKTILAKEELKKYWDIEVIVGVELTHIPPKSIPKMAKKAKDLGAEIVVVHGETVVEPVEEGTNYYASISEDVDILAHPGFIDDETAQNVKENGIFLEITSRRGHSLTNGYVLSVARKFDIPTLINTDTHAPEDLIDVEFAKKVGLGCGMSKKELENTLLHYPKELLKRIK
- a CDS encoding ATP-binding protein produces the protein MKFFNREKEIKEVLSIIESEPNFIYFIYGPINSGKTALINEVINNLDKDKYVVFYINLRRYFISKYDDFIEVLFEEYEEDKNPIELVKSLIKDSSVIYGIPIPKNTLNTLLDKKRPKNIFKYITDILLKIEKEGKRPIIIMDELQKIGDLEINGFLIYELFNYFISLTKEMHLSHVFCLSSDSLFIEKVYNGAMLKGRTDYILVDDFDKETALKFMGFLAGDVLNRALSEEEKEKIYSYVGGKPVLIIKVMNRMKTDDLDEILNYLLNMEISELMDLLAKVKNNKFEGIEYNKVVNALKLFKNSYEIDAYSIKEDIKEFLIKRNILFLEPVKRILRPQSFLTWRAIKILLK
- a CDS encoding YgjP-like metallopeptidase domain-containing protein — encoded protein: MKTRPYKRKIASISYTTKTIYINKNLINDFNEDEIKYIIAHELLHLKFGKFHTLKFNNALYEPFPNKEEIDKRILNKIKDIRI
- a CDS encoding fumarate hydratase — encoded protein: MRISDVVVELFREAVIYLPDDVKKAIEDAYGIEEGASKNILEAIIENNKIAEEKQIPLCQDTGVPIVFLKIGKNINSSEIIKIIEEIKKGVKKATEEIPLRPNVVHPLTRENFKTNVGLNAPFINIEFDENLNREIEITVFPKGAGSENMSALKMLTPAEGIEGIKKFVLETVANAGGKPCPPIVVGVGIGGTADVALKLAKKALLRKIGERHKDENIAKLEKELLEGINNLGIGAMGLGGKITALDVFIEISGCHTASLPVGICIQCWAQRKATKRIKI
- the mfnA gene encoding tyrosine decarboxylase MfnA produces the protein MEEKGISEREVLEALKKYREMDLKYENGRILGSMCTKPHPISKKIVEMFLETNLGDPGLFKGTKKLEEEVIGMIGELLHNKNAFGYIITGGTEANLTAMRAIKNMKNKNAKIIIPETAHFSFDKARDMMDLEFIKAPITKDYTIDVDFVRDYVEDYKVDGIVGIAGSTELGTIDNIEELSKIAVENDIYLHVDAAFGGFVIPFLDERYKKKNINYKFDFSLEGVCSITIDPHKMGLSPIPAGGILFRDKSFKKYLNIEAPYLTETQQATIVGTRAGFSVACTWGIMKLLGKEGYKKIVSECMENTIYLTKKAKEYGIESVIEPVMNIVALKDENPKETCSKLKKHGWYVSICKCVNALRIVVMPHVKKEHIDEFIEVLVSLKS
- the ilvE gene encoding branched-chain-amino-acid transaminase — translated: MKVYLNGKFVDKEDAKISVYDHGLLYGDGVFEGIRAYDGVVFKLKEHIDRLYDSAKSICLKIPMSKEEMEKVVIETLRVNNLRDAYIRLVVTRGVGDLGLDPRKCKNPTIFCIAEPMKPLLGEDGIRVITASVRRLPVDVLNPAVKSLNYLNSILAKIQANYAGVDEAFLLDAEGYVAEGTGDNIFVVKNGVIKTPPVSSSVLRGITRDTVIDLAKELGYEVIEERLTLHELYVADEVFITGTAAEIVPVIEIDGRKINDGKIGEITKKLREKFKEVRTKLGTKIYE
- a CDS encoding endonuclease III domain-containing protein, whose amino-acid sequence is MELLKIYHLLLSHFGYQNWWPAETRYEVVIGAVLTQNTSWKNVEKAIENLKKENLIDERKILEIDTEKLKKLIKPAGFYNIKAERLKNITHHIVKNYGSTENLAKLPIKLEDLRKELLNVKGIGKETADSILLYALDRPIFVVDAYTKRIFSRLGVIEGGEEYDEIRHIFEENLPKDLKIYKEYHALIVELGKHYCKKRNPACEKCPLSDLCDYSCLPYK